Proteins co-encoded in one uncultured Draconibacterium sp. genomic window:
- a CDS encoding XRE family transcriptional regulator: MKNRKKIGNKIKAFREFRQLSLADLAIQANLDEAQLQLIEDEGNVPSLGVLIKISRAMGVRIGTFLDDQETIGPALVNAGKAEETLSFSTKDESTREHLNFFSLAQAKAGRHMEPFLVEIEPSEESDYKLSSHEGEEFIYVLEGSIEINYGKEVYLLQKGDTIYLDSVVAHNIHAAGEQAAKILAVVYTPV, translated from the coding sequence ATGAAAAACCGGAAAAAGATTGGTAATAAGATCAAAGCGTTTCGCGAATTCAGGCAGCTTTCTCTAGCGGATTTAGCAATACAGGCAAATTTAGATGAAGCCCAGTTACAGCTTATTGAAGATGAGGGAAATGTTCCTTCGTTAGGTGTGCTAATTAAAATATCGCGTGCGATGGGGGTACGTATTGGTACCTTTCTCGACGATCAGGAAACAATTGGACCGGCTCTGGTAAATGCCGGTAAAGCCGAAGAAACGCTGAGTTTTTCTACCAAAGACGAAAGTACTCGTGAGCACCTGAATTTTTTCTCGCTGGCTCAGGCAAAAGCAGGAAGACATATGGAGCCGTTTTTGGTTGAAATTGAACCATCGGAAGAGTCGGATTATAAACTGTCGTCGCATGAAGGCGAAGAGTTTATATATGTGCTTGAAGGAAGTATTGAGATTAATTACGGAAAAGAAGTTTACCTCTTGCAAAAAGGCGATACCATCTATCTTGATTCGGTTGTTGCCCACAATATTCACGCAGCCGGCGAACAGGCGGCCAAAATTCTTGCGGTAGTTTATACTCCCGTATAA
- a CDS encoding DUF3267 domain-containing protein, translated as MEHDEIKPFVLSQLEKGGWLVKGFMVYQTVMVLLGLFIFTRALVFSFKGIYEPLWYSIGTILFCLTVLVIIHELLHGIAIKLAGAKNVRYGAYFKKFIFYAEADRHVFNRRQFAFVALAPLAVVKLITLIGIIIFFSHPLVYVFTLIMCTHSLFCAGDIALLSVFYSTQSEVFTFDIKEERKSYYFRKK; from the coding sequence GTGGAACATGATGAAATTAAGCCGTTTGTGCTTTCTCAACTGGAAAAAGGTGGTTGGCTGGTTAAAGGATTTATGGTTTACCAGACCGTTATGGTACTGCTGGGTTTATTCATATTTACCCGTGCTCTGGTTTTTAGTTTCAAGGGCATCTACGAGCCACTTTGGTATAGTATCGGAACAATTCTTTTTTGCCTAACGGTGCTTGTTATCATTCACGAATTACTGCATGGAATTGCTATAAAGTTAGCGGGCGCAAAAAATGTGCGATATGGAGCCTATTTCAAAAAATTTATATTTTATGCCGAAGCCGACCGCCATGTTTTTAATCGCAGGCAGTTTGCCTTTGTTGCACTTGCTCCGCTAGCAGTTGTAAAACTTATCACTCTTATTGGGATTATTATCTTTTTTAGCCATCCGCTTGTTTATGTGTTTACATTAATCATGTGCACACACAGCTTGTTTTGCGCAGGCGATATTGCTTTACTTTCGGTGTTCTATTCAACACAATCAGAAGTATTTACATTTGATATAAAGGAGGAGCGAAAAAGCTATTACTTCAGAAAGAAGTAA
- a CDS encoding oligosaccharide flippase family protein, with protein MKRKFVTNLILLLFLNLLIKPMWIFGIDRTVQNTVGDETFGLYFALFNFSMLLNILLDVGITNYNNRNIAQHNFLLPKHLSNIIGLKFVLSIVYALFSLGIAAIIGYNNIQFHLLFFLIFNQFLISFTLYLRSNLSALHLFRTDSLISVLDRSIMLVLCSILLFTSWTTIRFSIEWYVYIQTVAYMLTAITTFVVVLAKSGRIKVRFDLSFFRVFLRKSYPYALLILLMSFYNRIDSVMLERLLPNPIGKEQAGIYAHSFRLLDAVSMFGLLFAGLLLPIFAKMIKQKEHVGQMVKLSFTLLIVPAIIIAVSSIFYDNEIMAALYTSSTEHSSGILGILMTGFIGITCTYIFGTLLTANGSLKQLNIMAFCGMVLNIVLNLLLIPRFMAYGSAYASLSTQLFTGFTQLGLALYIFKIKPKISYIFQLAFFTGAVIVVGLVSKQIGQWFYGYLAMLAGSVIFAVMFRLFNLKDLYQIIRYEKE; from the coding sequence TTGAAACGCAAATTTGTAACCAACCTGATATTATTACTTTTCCTGAATCTGCTGATAAAACCGATGTGGATTTTTGGTATCGACAGGACGGTGCAAAACACGGTTGGTGACGAGACTTTTGGTCTGTATTTCGCGTTGTTCAACTTCTCGATGTTGCTAAATATTTTGCTCGATGTTGGGATCACCAACTATAACAACCGTAATATTGCACAGCATAACTTTTTGTTGCCAAAGCACCTCTCCAATATCATTGGGCTGAAGTTTGTTTTATCCATTGTTTATGCCCTATTCAGTTTAGGAATTGCGGCTATTATCGGGTACAATAACATCCAGTTTCACCTGCTTTTCTTTTTAATATTCAACCAATTTCTGATTTCTTTCACGCTTTATCTGAGGTCCAATCTCAGCGCTTTGCATCTATTCCGCACCGATAGTTTAATATCGGTTTTAGACCGGAGTATTATGCTGGTTTTATGTAGCATTTTACTATTTACATCGTGGACAACTATCCGTTTTTCAATCGAATGGTACGTTTACATACAGACTGTCGCTTACATGCTGACCGCCATAACCACTTTTGTTGTAGTGCTTGCCAAATCGGGGCGCATAAAAGTGCGGTTCGATCTTTCTTTCTTTCGGGTATTTCTGCGGAAATCTTATCCCTATGCACTGCTTATTTTGCTGATGTCGTTTTACAACCGTATTGACTCTGTAATGCTGGAACGCTTGCTGCCTAATCCCATTGGGAAAGAGCAAGCCGGTATTTATGCGCACTCGTTTCGTTTACTGGATGCCGTATCGATGTTTGGTTTGTTGTTCGCCGGATTGCTGTTGCCAATTTTTGCTAAAATGATCAAACAAAAGGAGCATGTTGGTCAGATGGTGAAACTCTCGTTTACACTTTTAATTGTGCCGGCAATTATTATTGCAGTATCGAGTATCTTCTACGATAACGAAATTATGGCCGCGCTATACACTTCAAGCACAGAGCATTCTTCAGGCATTCTGGGAATTCTGATGACCGGATTTATTGGAATAACCTGTACCTATATCTTTGGTACTTTACTAACTGCCAATGGCAGTTTGAAACAACTAAATATTATGGCCTTTTGCGGAATGGTATTGAACATTGTGCTTAATCTACTGCTAATTCCGCGATTTATGGCTTACGGTTCAGCTTATGCAAGTTTATCTACCCAATTGTTTACAGGATTTACGCAACTCGGTCTTGCCCTTTACATTTTTAAGATAAAACCCAAAATTTCGTATATCTTCCAATTAGCTTTTTTTACCGGAGCAGTAATAGTTGTCGGGCTGGTTTCGAAACAAATCGGCCAATGGTTTTACGGCTACCTTGCAATGTTGGCAGGCTCGGTAATTTTCGCGGTAATGTTCAGGCTTTTTAATTTAAAAGATCTGTATCAGATCATTCGGTATGAAAAGGAATAA
- a CDS encoding AMP-binding protein: MQLLDYTLGNILEKWAFETPDKDFIVYPDRNLRFSYKQFNERVDRLAKGLLFIGIKPGDKVGVWAKNVPDWTTLMFATAKIGAILVTVNTNYKLAELEYILKNADINSFFIVDGYRDSNYVKMISELVPELKTQPRGKLKSEKFPQLKNVGFIGQQKHRGIFSTDELMLLGSHIDDLELESVKVAVNCHDVVNMQFTSGTTGFPKGVMLSHHNILNNGFATGECMKYTEDDRLLVCVPLFHCFGCVLAVCAIVTHGATMVFTEDFDPLLVLASVQKERCTALYGVPTMFIAELNHPMFDMFDLSSLRTGIMAGALCPIDTMRQVMDKMNMKDIIIVYGLTESSPGMTATRTHNSVEVRATTVGFEFPNVEVKIVDPETGEECKQGDQGEICCRGYNVMKGYYNNPEETAKVIDDEGWLHSGDLAVKTEDGFYKITGRIKDMIVRGGENIYPREIENYLYRLPQIEAVEVAGVPSQRYGEAVGAFIKLKKGETLSEEEILDFCRGNIARFKIPKYIFFVDEFPMTASGKIQKYKLSELSVKLCKDQGIEII, translated from the coding sequence ATGCAGCTACTTGATTACACCTTAGGAAATATACTTGAGAAATGGGCCTTCGAAACACCAGATAAAGATTTTATCGTTTATCCTGATCGTAACCTGCGGTTTTCGTATAAGCAGTTTAACGAGCGGGTAGACCGTCTGGCAAAAGGATTGCTTTTTATCGGTATTAAACCGGGAGATAAAGTAGGTGTGTGGGCTAAAAATGTTCCCGACTGGACCACGCTGATGTTTGCCACAGCCAAAATCGGGGCTATTTTGGTAACCGTTAATACCAATTACAAATTAGCGGAACTGGAATACATCCTTAAAAATGCGGATATAAATTCGTTTTTTATTGTTGATGGATACCGTGACAGTAACTACGTGAAGATGATATCGGAGTTGGTACCTGAGCTAAAAACACAACCACGTGGTAAGCTGAAATCAGAAAAATTTCCGCAGCTTAAGAATGTTGGATTTATAGGTCAGCAAAAACACCGCGGGATTTTTAGTACCGATGAATTGATGTTGCTCGGAAGCCATATCGATGATCTGGAACTGGAAAGTGTAAAGGTAGCTGTTAACTGCCACGATGTGGTAAATATGCAATTCACCTCGGGAACAACAGGTTTCCCAAAAGGCGTAATGCTTTCGCACCACAATATCCTGAATAACGGATTTGCAACCGGCGAGTGTATGAAATACACCGAAGACGATCGTTTGTTGGTTTGCGTGCCCTTGTTTCACTGTTTTGGTTGCGTGTTGGCGGTTTGTGCCATTGTTACTCATGGAGCAACAATGGTATTTACCGAAGATTTTGATCCTTTGCTGGTGTTGGCTTCAGTACAAAAAGAAAGATGTACGGCGCTTTACGGTGTTCCAACTATGTTTATTGCCGAACTGAATCATCCTATGTTTGATATGTTCGATCTGTCGTCGTTACGCACAGGAATTATGGCGGGTGCACTTTGCCCCATCGATACTATGCGCCAGGTGATGGATAAAATGAACATGAAAGACATTATTATCGTGTATGGCTTAACTGAAAGTTCTCCGGGAATGACTGCTACGCGTACACATAATTCGGTTGAAGTTCGGGCTACTACAGTTGGTTTTGAGTTTCCGAATGTTGAGGTGAAGATTGTGGACCCTGAAACCGGCGAAGAATGTAAACAGGGTGATCAGGGTGAAATTTGCTGCCGGGGTTATAATGTAATGAAAGGCTACTACAACAATCCTGAAGAAACCGCAAAGGTTATTGATGATGAGGGGTGGTTGCACTCGGGAGATTTGGCGGTAAAAACCGAAGATGGATTTTATAAAATTACCGGGCGTATAAAAGATATGATTGTGCGTGGTGGCGAAAATATTTACCCGCGCGAAATTGAAAATTACCTGTATCGTTTGCCGCAAATCGAGGCGGTTGAAGTTGCAGGTGTTCCAAGCCAAAGATACGGCGAGGCTGTTGGAGCCTTTATTAAACTGAAAAAAGGTGAAACGCTCAGCGAGGAAGAGATTCTCGATTTTTGCCGGGGAAATATTGCCAGGTTTAAAATTCCGAAATATATCTTTTTTGTTGATGAATTTCCGATGACCGCCAGTGGAAAGATTCAAAAGTACAAACTAAGCGAGTTGTCGGTGAAACTATGTAAAGATCAGGGTATAGAGATTATTTAG
- the pyrH gene encoding UMP kinase has protein sequence MAKYKRILLKLSGESLMGDQQYGIDQQRLGDYAEEIATIVKSGVQVGIVIGGGNIFRGLSGAAKGFDRVKGDQMGMLATVINSLALNSALVGQGIKSKVLTAIRMEPVGEYYSKDKAVEALESGEVVIISGGTGNPYFTTDTASALRGIEIEADVMLKGTRVDGIYTADPEKDKTATKFDKISFDEIYNRNLRIMDLTATTLCKENNLPIYVFNMDQKGNLQKVMSGEDLGTLVYC, from the coding sequence ATGGCAAAATACAAACGCATTCTACTAAAACTCAGCGGCGAGTCGTTGATGGGTGATCAACAATATGGAATAGATCAGCAACGATTAGGTGATTACGCTGAAGAAATTGCAACGATTGTAAAGTCGGGTGTTCAGGTTGGAATTGTAATTGGTGGCGGAAATATTTTTCGTGGATTAAGCGGTGCAGCTAAAGGTTTCGATCGCGTAAAAGGCGACCAAATGGGGATGCTCGCAACGGTAATAAACAGCCTGGCTTTAAACTCGGCTCTGGTGGGGCAGGGAATTAAATCGAAAGTACTAACCGCAATTCGTATGGAGCCTGTTGGTGAGTATTATTCGAAAGACAAAGCGGTTGAGGCTTTGGAAAGTGGCGAAGTCGTAATTATCTCCGGTGGAACCGGCAATCCGTATTTTACTACCGATACCGCAAGTGCACTGCGCGGAATCGAAATTGAAGCTGATGTAATGTTAAAAGGAACCCGCGTTGACGGAATTTATACTGCCGATCCGGAAAAGGACAAAACAGCCACCAAGTTTGATAAGATCAGTTTCGACGAAATTTATAATCGTAACCTCCGAATAATGGATCTTACAGCTACCACATTGTGTAAAGAAAACAATTTGCCGATTTATGTTTTTAATATGGATCAAAAAGGTAATTTACAGAAAGTTATGAGTGGTGAAGATCTCGGGACTTTGGTTTATTGCTAA
- the frr gene encoding ribosome recycling factor: MQEEVEFILDHCREKMAAAVEHLEKELVHIRAGKASPAMLDGVHVEYYGSQTPLNQVSNVSTPDARTIAVQPWEKNLIPEIEKAIQNANLGLNPDNNGEIIRINIPILTEERRKGLVKQAHQEGEHAKVSVRGARKDSNDSLKKLLKEGLSEDLEKDAEEEVQKMTDDFGKKIEALVEAKEEDIMTI; the protein is encoded by the coding sequence ATGCAAGAAGAAGTAGAATTTATTTTAGATCATTGTAGAGAGAAAATGGCAGCTGCCGTTGAACATCTTGAGAAGGAATTAGTTCACATCCGTGCAGGTAAGGCAAGTCCGGCAATGTTGGATGGAGTTCATGTGGAGTATTATGGTAGTCAAACGCCACTAAATCAGGTGTCTAATGTAAGTACGCCTGATGCACGAACAATTGCTGTTCAGCCTTGGGAAAAGAATTTGATCCCGGAAATTGAGAAAGCAATTCAAAATGCAAATCTGGGATTGAACCCGGATAACAACGGCGAGATTATCAGAATTAATATTCCAATATTAACTGAAGAAAGACGAAAAGGTTTGGTAAAACAAGCCCATCAGGAAGGTGAACACGCAAAAGTTAGTGTTCGCGGAGCACGAAAAGATTCGAACGATAGCTTGAAAAAATTATTAAAAGAAGGCTTGTCGGAAGATTTGGAGAAAGACGCAGAAGAGGAAGTGCAAAAAATGACTGATGATTTTGGTAAGAAGATCGAGGCCTTGGTGGAAGCTAAGGAAGAAGATATAATGACTATTTAA